A section of the Hemibagrus wyckioides isolate EC202008001 linkage group LG04, SWU_Hwy_1.0, whole genome shotgun sequence genome encodes:
- the c2cd5 gene encoding C2 domain-containing protein 5 isoform X11, which produces MSLHSQQSGSQCEQPSLSGLLRFRADAALRRAGFGEEAPGVPLCSGPPTPLRVQTFSSFSPSKSYSRQSSSSDTELSLTPKTGMGSGGSAGKEVGPLKALLRQQTQSALEQREFPFFTLTGFPPGFLLHVGGVVSARSVKLLDRIHNPDEPETRDAWWEEIRQEIKSHAKALGCHAVVGYSESTSICEEVCILSASGTAAILSSRFMQDGALDTEHRLSRQHGTERGEGEMGSSASLGFDDVVPPACGFCHIPYDELNMPFPAQLTYCHCCRRHKVPDVLFTTIDVPSEAHVTGKGCLIQARLCRTKKKAQGEGNATAISNLLPFLEYELHTQLMNKLKLRNMNALFGLRIQISVGENMLLGLASATGVYLTALPSPGGIQIAGKTPSDLTYEQHLSNMQKKINDTIAKNKELYEINPPEFVEELIGSPIPEPRQRSRLFRSHSESSDEVSELDLSHGKKDAFVLEIDDTDAFEDIHSLLTDAPTPPGFYSCNTEIMPGIYNWTSELQMFTSVRVFRLSNVNLTNQGLNKIFNDLCENLLKSLYFKLRSMVPCCLCHVNFTVAVPEDELIQVAVTAVAMSFDKDQTQENGRQSGEKTLIKVTENEEQLQFPLELPAESSSSSSSNPLNSAKGLAEVSGGPPSARAPSVDYSSFTDRCSSWIEQLRLKAHTIRRGSIKTMSSLEKSSPLPEGRSRSLRSSRSYPGGSVTVVKMTPLSFIPGTKIIKYLGIINMFFIRETTSLREEGGVSGFLHSFIAEVFAMVRAHVAALGGNAVVSYSMKECVFMENPNKNQAQCLINVSGDAVIFVRESELEATPPQTQTSCGGEGT; this is translated from the exons ATGTCGCTCCACTCACAGCAGTCCGGTTCACAGTGCGAGCAGCCGTCTCTCTCAGGGCTTCTCCGTTTCCGTGCCGACGCTGCTCTTCGCCG GGCGGGTTTTGGGGAGGAGGCCCCTGGTGTCCCGTTGTGCTCAGGACCCCCAACCCCATTGAGAGTCCAaaccttctcttccttctcCCCCTCCAAGTCCTACAGTCGCCAGTCCTCCTCCTCTGACACTGAGCTGAGCCTCACCCCCAAAACCG GTATGGGCAGCGGGGGCAGTGCCGGGAAGGAGGTGGGGCCTCTTAAAGCACTTCTGAGGCAACAGACCCAATCGGCTTTGGAACAGAGG gaGTTCCCCTTCTTTACACTGACCGGTTTCCCTCCTGGCTTTCTGCTTCATGTGGGAGGAGTGGTGAGCGCACGGTCAGTCAAGCTTCTGGATCGAATCCACAACCCTG ACGAGCCGGAGACACGAGACGCTTGGTGGGAGGAGATCAGACAGGAGATAAAGTCTCACGCTAAAGCTCTGGGCTGCCATGCAGTGGTGGGATACAGCGAGTCCACCAGCATCTG tGAGGAGGTGTGTATTCTGTCAGCATCGGGAACCGCAGCGATCCTCAGCTCCCGCTTCATGCAGGATGGCGCACTGGACACAGAGCACAGGTTGTCACGGCAACATGGCACAGAGAGGGGCGAGGGTGAGATGGGTAGTTCAGCCTCGTTAGG gTTTGATGATGTTGTCCCTCCTGCCTGTGGGTTTTGTCACATCCCATATGATGAGTTGAACATGCCGTTTCCGGCTCAGCTGACCTACTGTCACTGCTGCCGCCGCCATAAAGTCCCTGATGTGCTCTTCACCACCATAGACGTGCCGTCTGAAGCACATGTCACTGGCAAAGGCTGCCTTATACAggccag GCTGTGCCGAACAAAGAAGAAGGCTCAGGGCGAGGGCAACGCCACAGCCATCAGTAACCTGCTGCCGTTCCTGGAGTACGAGCTGCACACCCAGCTGATGAACAAGCTGAAGCTGCGCAACATGAACGCTCTGTTTGGATTGCGTATCCAGATCAGTGTGGGGGAGAACATGCTGCTCGGCCTGGCT tcaGCGACAGGCGTGTACCTGACAGCACTTCCAAGTCCAGGAGGAATCCAGATTGCTGGAAAGACCCCCAGTGACCTCACATACGAACAACATCTctcaaacatgcaaaaaaaaattaatgacaCTATTGCCAAAAACAAAGAGCTTTATGAGATTAATCCCCcg GAGTTTGTGGAGGAGCTGATTGGCTCACCGATCCCGGAGCCCCGGCAACGATCTCGCCTCTTCCGCTCGCACTCTGAGAGCTCAGACGAGGTTTCAGAGTTAGACCTGTCTCACGGGAAGAAGGACGCttttgttctggag ATTGATGATACAGACGCTTTTGAAGACATTCATTCCCTCCTCACTGACGCCCCGACTCCTCCAG GTTTCTACAGCTGCAACACTGAAATCATGCCTGGGATTTATAACTGGACTTCAGAATTACAG ATGTTTACGTCTGTGAGAGTGTTCCGACTCAGCAACgtaaatctgaccaatcagggcCTGAATAAGATTTTTAATGATCTGTGTGAGAACCTGCTGAAG agttTGTATTTCAAATTGCGCTCCATGGTGCCCTGCTGTCTCTGCCATGTGAACTTCACTGTCGCTGTGCCTGAGGATGAGCTCATACAG GTGGCAGTGACAGCAGTGGCCATGAGCTTTGATAAAGATCAGACGCAGGAGAATGGCAGACAAAGTGGAGAGAAAACACTTATCAAag TTACAGAAAATGAAGAGCAGCTTCAGTTCCCTTTAGAGCTCCCTGCtgaatcctcctcctcctcttcctccaacCCTCTGAACTCAGCCAAAG gtttggCCGAGGTTTCAGGAGGTCCCCCAAGTGCTCGAG CCCCCTCAGTTGATTACAGTTCCTTTACAGACAGATGCAGTTCCTGGATAGAGCAGCTTAGGCTGAAAGCTCACACCATAAGACGAGGATCAATTAAAACAA tGTCCTCTCTGGAGAAGTCCAGTCCGTTGCCTGAAGGTCGTTCTCGCTCTCTGAGGTCGAGTCGTTCTTACCCCGGAGGTTCTGTCACTGTGGTTAAAATGACGCCACTCTCCTTTATTCctggaacaaaaataataaaatacctCGGCATCATCAACATGTTCTTCATCAGAGAGACCACCTCACTCcgagag gagggTGGTGTGAGTGGGTTCCTGCACTCCTTTATAGCTGAGGTGTTTGCTATGGTACGCGCGCACGTCGCTGCTCTGGGTGGAAACGCCGTCGTCTCCTACAgcatgaaggagtgtgtgtttatggagaaTCCAAACAAGAATcag gctCAGTGCCTTATCAACGTGAGCGGAGACGCTGTGATTTTCGTCCGAGAGTCTGAACTCGAGGCCACGCCTCCACAGACACAAACGTCCTGCGGTGGAGAAGggacatga
- the c2cd5 gene encoding C2 domain-containing protein 5 isoform X12, whose product MGSGGSAGKEVGPLKALLRQQTQSALEQREFPFFTLTGFPPGFLLHVGGVVSARSVKLLDRIHNPDEPETRDAWWEEIRQEIKSHAKALGCHAVVGYSESTSICEEVCILSASGTAAILSSRFMQDGALDTEHRLSRQHGTERGEGEMGSSASLGFDDVVPPACGFCHIPYDELNMPFPAQLTYCHCCRRHKVPDVLFTTIDVPSEAHVTGKGCLIQARLCRTKKKAQGEGNATAISNLLPFLEYELHTQLMNKLKLRNMNALFGLRIQISVGENMLLGLASATGVYLTALPSPGGIQIAGKTPSDLTYEQHLSNMQKKINDTIAKNKELYEINPPEFVEELIGSPIPEPRQRSRLFRSHSESSDEVSELDLSHGKKDAFVLEIDDTDAFEDIHSLLTDAPTPPGFYSCNTEIMPGIYNWTSELQMFTSVRVFRLSNVNLTNQGLNKIFNDLCENLLKSLYFKLRSMVPCCLCHVNFTVAVPEDELIQVAVTAVAMSFDKDQTQENGRQSGEKTLIKVTENEEQLQFPLELPAESSSSSSSNPLNSAKGLAEVSGGPPSARAPSVDYSSFTDRCSSWIEQLRLKAHTIRRGSIKTMSSLEKSSPLPEGRSRSLRSSRSYPGGSVTVVKMTPLSFIPGTKIIKYLGIINMFFIRETTSLREEGGVSGFLHSFIAEVFAMVRAHVAALGGNAVVSYSMKECVFMENPNKNQAQCLINVSGDAVIFVRESELEATPPQTQTSCGGEGT is encoded by the exons ATGGGCAGCGGGGGCAGTGCCGGGAAGGAGGTGGGGCCTCTTAAAGCACTTCTGAGGCAACAGACCCAATCGGCTTTGGAACAGAGG gaGTTCCCCTTCTTTACACTGACCGGTTTCCCTCCTGGCTTTCTGCTTCATGTGGGAGGAGTGGTGAGCGCACGGTCAGTCAAGCTTCTGGATCGAATCCACAACCCTG ACGAGCCGGAGACACGAGACGCTTGGTGGGAGGAGATCAGACAGGAGATAAAGTCTCACGCTAAAGCTCTGGGCTGCCATGCAGTGGTGGGATACAGCGAGTCCACCAGCATCTG tGAGGAGGTGTGTATTCTGTCAGCATCGGGAACCGCAGCGATCCTCAGCTCCCGCTTCATGCAGGATGGCGCACTGGACACAGAGCACAGGTTGTCACGGCAACATGGCACAGAGAGGGGCGAGGGTGAGATGGGTAGTTCAGCCTCGTTAGG gTTTGATGATGTTGTCCCTCCTGCCTGTGGGTTTTGTCACATCCCATATGATGAGTTGAACATGCCGTTTCCGGCTCAGCTGACCTACTGTCACTGCTGCCGCCGCCATAAAGTCCCTGATGTGCTCTTCACCACCATAGACGTGCCGTCTGAAGCACATGTCACTGGCAAAGGCTGCCTTATACAggccag GCTGTGCCGAACAAAGAAGAAGGCTCAGGGCGAGGGCAACGCCACAGCCATCAGTAACCTGCTGCCGTTCCTGGAGTACGAGCTGCACACCCAGCTGATGAACAAGCTGAAGCTGCGCAACATGAACGCTCTGTTTGGATTGCGTATCCAGATCAGTGTGGGGGAGAACATGCTGCTCGGCCTGGCT tcaGCGACAGGCGTGTACCTGACAGCACTTCCAAGTCCAGGAGGAATCCAGATTGCTGGAAAGACCCCCAGTGACCTCACATACGAACAACATCTctcaaacatgcaaaaaaaaattaatgacaCTATTGCCAAAAACAAAGAGCTTTATGAGATTAATCCCCcg GAGTTTGTGGAGGAGCTGATTGGCTCACCGATCCCGGAGCCCCGGCAACGATCTCGCCTCTTCCGCTCGCACTCTGAGAGCTCAGACGAGGTTTCAGAGTTAGACCTGTCTCACGGGAAGAAGGACGCttttgttctggag ATTGATGATACAGACGCTTTTGAAGACATTCATTCCCTCCTCACTGACGCCCCGACTCCTCCAG GTTTCTACAGCTGCAACACTGAAATCATGCCTGGGATTTATAACTGGACTTCAGAATTACAG ATGTTTACGTCTGTGAGAGTGTTCCGACTCAGCAACgtaaatctgaccaatcagggcCTGAATAAGATTTTTAATGATCTGTGTGAGAACCTGCTGAAG agttTGTATTTCAAATTGCGCTCCATGGTGCCCTGCTGTCTCTGCCATGTGAACTTCACTGTCGCTGTGCCTGAGGATGAGCTCATACAG GTGGCAGTGACAGCAGTGGCCATGAGCTTTGATAAAGATCAGACGCAGGAGAATGGCAGACAAAGTGGAGAGAAAACACTTATCAAag TTACAGAAAATGAAGAGCAGCTTCAGTTCCCTTTAGAGCTCCCTGCtgaatcctcctcctcctcttcctccaacCCTCTGAACTCAGCCAAAG gtttggCCGAGGTTTCAGGAGGTCCCCCAAGTGCTCGAG CCCCCTCAGTTGATTACAGTTCCTTTACAGACAGATGCAGTTCCTGGATAGAGCAGCTTAGGCTGAAAGCTCACACCATAAGACGAGGATCAATTAAAACAA tGTCCTCTCTGGAGAAGTCCAGTCCGTTGCCTGAAGGTCGTTCTCGCTCTCTGAGGTCGAGTCGTTCTTACCCCGGAGGTTCTGTCACTGTGGTTAAAATGACGCCACTCTCCTTTATTCctggaacaaaaataataaaatacctCGGCATCATCAACATGTTCTTCATCAGAGAGACCACCTCACTCcgagag gagggTGGTGTGAGTGGGTTCCTGCACTCCTTTATAGCTGAGGTGTTTGCTATGGTACGCGCGCACGTCGCTGCTCTGGGTGGAAACGCCGTCGTCTCCTACAgcatgaaggagtgtgtgtttatggagaaTCCAAACAAGAATcag gctCAGTGCCTTATCAACGTGAGCGGAGACGCTGTGATTTTCGTCCGAGAGTCTGAACTCGAGGCCACGCCTCCACAGACACAAACGTCCTGCGGTGGAGAAGggacatga
- the c2cd5 gene encoding C2 domain-containing protein 5 isoform X9 gives MPGKLKAKIMAGRHLPVMDRASDLTDAFVEVKFGNMTFKTDVCPKSLNPQWNSEWFKFEVDDEDLQDEPLQITVLDHDTYSANDAIGKVYIDIDPLLCSEAATVISGWFPIYDTIHGIRGEINVLVKVDLFNDLNRFRQSSCGVKFFCTTSIPRCYRAVMVHGFVEELVVNEDPEYQWIDRIRTPRASNEARQRLISLMSGELQRKIGLKVLEMGGNAVVGYLQCFDLEGESGLVVRAIGTACTLEKISSTHPPSGATNPSNSSPSKDIKEAGFGEEAPGVPLCSGPPTPLRVQTFSSFSPSKSYSRQSSSSDTELSLTPKTGMGSGGSAGKEVGPLKALLRQQTQSALEQREFPFFTLTGFPPGFLLHVGGVVSARSVKLLDRIHNPDEPETRDAWWEEIRQEIKSHAKALGCHAVVGYSESTSICEEVCILSASGTAAILSSRFMQDGALDTEHRLSRQHGTERGEGEMGSSASLGFDDVVPPACGFCHIPYDELNMPFPAQLTYCHCCRRHKVPDVLFTTIDVPSEAHVTGKGCLIQARLCRTKKKAQGEGNATAISNLLPFLEYELHTQLMNKLKLRNMNALFGLRIQISVGENMLLGLASATGVYLTALPSPGGIQIAGKTPSDLTYEQHLSNMQKKINDTIAKNKELYEINPPEFVEELIGSPIPEPRQRSRLFRSHSESSDEVSELDLSHGKKDAFVLEIDDTDAFEDIHSLLTDAPTPPGFYSCNTEIMPGIYNWTSELQMFTSVRVFRLSNVNLTNQGLNKIFNDLCENLLKSLYFKLRSMVPCCLCHVNFTVAVPEDELIQVAVTAVAMSFDKDQTQENGRQSGEKTLIKGLAEVSGGPPSARDRCSSWIEQLRLKAHTIRRGSIKTMSSLEKSSPLPEGRSRSLRSSRSYPGGSVTVVKMTPLSFIPGTKIIKYLGIINMFFIRETTSLREEGGVSGFLHSFIAEVFAMVRAHVAALGGNAVVSYSMKECVFMENPNKNQAQCLINVSGDAVIFVRESELEATPPQTQTSCGGEGT, from the exons ATGCCGGGGAAGCTGAAGGCGAAGATCATGGCAGGCCGCCACCTGCCCGTGATGGACCGTGCCAGTGACCTCACCGACGCCTTTGTGGAG GTGAAGTTCGGAAACATGACTTTTAAAACAGACGTGTGTCCGAAGTCACTGAACCCACAGTGGAATTCTGAGTGGTTTAAGTTTGAG gtggatgATGAGGATCTACAGGATGAACCGTTACAGATCACGGTTCTGGACCATGACACGTACAGTGCGAACGATGCCATAGGGAAGGTGTACATCGACATTGACCCTCTGCTCTGCAGTGAAGCGGCCACCGTAATCTCCGGCTGGTTTCCCATCTACGACACCATTCATG gtatcAGAGGAGAGATCAATGTGCTGGTTAAAGTGGACCTCTTTAACGACCTGAACCGTTTCAGACAGTCTTCCTGCGGAGTCAAGTTCTTCTGTA CTACGTCCATCCCGAGATGCTACCGCGCTGTGATGGTCCACGGCTTTGTGGAGGAGCTGGTGGTGAATGAGGACCCAGAGTACCAGTGGATCGACCGGATACGAACCCCGCGTGCGTCCAATGAGGCCCGACAGCGCCTCATCTCCCTAATGTCAG GTGAGCTACAGAGGAAAATCGGGCTGAAGGTTCTGGAGATGGGCGGGAACGCAGTGGTCGGCTACCTGCAGTGTTTTGACCTGGAAGGAGAGTCTGGTCTGGTTGTGCGAGCCATCGGTACCGCCTGCACACTGGAAAAGATCAGCAGCACACATCCTCCCTCAGGGGCCACAAACCCCTCCAACTCCTCTCCATCAAAAGATATCAAAGA GGCGGGTTTTGGGGAGGAGGCCCCTGGTGTCCCGTTGTGCTCAGGACCCCCAACCCCATTGAGAGTCCAaaccttctcttccttctcCCCCTCCAAGTCCTACAGTCGCCAGTCCTCCTCCTCTGACACTGAGCTGAGCCTCACCCCCAAAACCG GTATGGGCAGCGGGGGCAGTGCCGGGAAGGAGGTGGGGCCTCTTAAAGCACTTCTGAGGCAACAGACCCAATCGGCTTTGGAACAGAGG gaGTTCCCCTTCTTTACACTGACCGGTTTCCCTCCTGGCTTTCTGCTTCATGTGGGAGGAGTGGTGAGCGCACGGTCAGTCAAGCTTCTGGATCGAATCCACAACCCTG ACGAGCCGGAGACACGAGACGCTTGGTGGGAGGAGATCAGACAGGAGATAAAGTCTCACGCTAAAGCTCTGGGCTGCCATGCAGTGGTGGGATACAGCGAGTCCACCAGCATCTG tGAGGAGGTGTGTATTCTGTCAGCATCGGGAACCGCAGCGATCCTCAGCTCCCGCTTCATGCAGGATGGCGCACTGGACACAGAGCACAGGTTGTCACGGCAACATGGCACAGAGAGGGGCGAGGGTGAGATGGGTAGTTCAGCCTCGTTAGG gTTTGATGATGTTGTCCCTCCTGCCTGTGGGTTTTGTCACATCCCATATGATGAGTTGAACATGCCGTTTCCGGCTCAGCTGACCTACTGTCACTGCTGCCGCCGCCATAAAGTCCCTGATGTGCTCTTCACCACCATAGACGTGCCGTCTGAAGCACATGTCACTGGCAAAGGCTGCCTTATACAggccag GCTGTGCCGAACAAAGAAGAAGGCTCAGGGCGAGGGCAACGCCACAGCCATCAGTAACCTGCTGCCGTTCCTGGAGTACGAGCTGCACACCCAGCTGATGAACAAGCTGAAGCTGCGCAACATGAACGCTCTGTTTGGATTGCGTATCCAGATCAGTGTGGGGGAGAACATGCTGCTCGGCCTGGCT tcaGCGACAGGCGTGTACCTGACAGCACTTCCAAGTCCAGGAGGAATCCAGATTGCTGGAAAGACCCCCAGTGACCTCACATACGAACAACATCTctcaaacatgcaaaaaaaaattaatgacaCTATTGCCAAAAACAAAGAGCTTTATGAGATTAATCCCCcg GAGTTTGTGGAGGAGCTGATTGGCTCACCGATCCCGGAGCCCCGGCAACGATCTCGCCTCTTCCGCTCGCACTCTGAGAGCTCAGACGAGGTTTCAGAGTTAGACCTGTCTCACGGGAAGAAGGACGCttttgttctggag ATTGATGATACAGACGCTTTTGAAGACATTCATTCCCTCCTCACTGACGCCCCGACTCCTCCAG GTTTCTACAGCTGCAACACTGAAATCATGCCTGGGATTTATAACTGGACTTCAGAATTACAG ATGTTTACGTCTGTGAGAGTGTTCCGACTCAGCAACgtaaatctgaccaatcagggcCTGAATAAGATTTTTAATGATCTGTGTGAGAACCTGCTGAAG agttTGTATTTCAAATTGCGCTCCATGGTGCCCTGCTGTCTCTGCCATGTGAACTTCACTGTCGCTGTGCCTGAGGATGAGCTCATACAG GTGGCAGTGACAGCAGTGGCCATGAGCTTTGATAAAGATCAGACGCAGGAGAATGGCAGACAAAGTGGAGAGAAAACACTTATCAAag gtttggCCGAGGTTTCAGGAGGTCCCCCAAGTGCTCGAG ACAGATGCAGTTCCTGGATAGAGCAGCTTAGGCTGAAAGCTCACACCATAAGACGAGGATCAATTAAAACAA tGTCCTCTCTGGAGAAGTCCAGTCCGTTGCCTGAAGGTCGTTCTCGCTCTCTGAGGTCGAGTCGTTCTTACCCCGGAGGTTCTGTCACTGTGGTTAAAATGACGCCACTCTCCTTTATTCctggaacaaaaataataaaatacctCGGCATCATCAACATGTTCTTCATCAGAGAGACCACCTCACTCcgagag gagggTGGTGTGAGTGGGTTCCTGCACTCCTTTATAGCTGAGGTGTTTGCTATGGTACGCGCGCACGTCGCTGCTCTGGGTGGAAACGCCGTCGTCTCCTACAgcatgaaggagtgtgtgtttatggagaaTCCAAACAAGAATcag gctCAGTGCCTTATCAACGTGAGCGGAGACGCTGTGATTTTCGTCCGAGAGTCTGAACTCGAGGCCACGCCTCCACAGACACAAACGTCCTGCGGTGGAGAAGggacatga
- the c2cd5 gene encoding C2 domain-containing protein 5 isoform X6, with the protein MPGKLKAKIMAGRHLPVMDRASDLTDAFVEVKFGNMTFKTDVCPKSLNPQWNSEWFKFEVDDEDLQDEPLQITVLDHDTYSANDAIGKVYIDIDPLLCSEAATVISGWFPIYDTIHGIRGEINVLVKVDLFNDLNRFRQSSCGVKFFCTTSIPRCYRAVMVHGFVEELVVNEDPEYQWIDRIRTPRASNEARQRLISLMSGELQRKIGLKVLEMGGNAVVGYLQCFDLEGESGLVVRAIGTACTLEKISSTHPPSGATNPSNSSPSKDIKEAGFGEEAPGVPLCSGPPTPLRVQTFSSFSPSKSYSRQSSSSDTELSLTPKTGMGSGGSAGKEVGPLKALLRQQTQSALEQREFPFFTLTGFPPGFLLHVGGVVSARSVKLLDRIHNPDEPETRDAWWEEIRQEIKSHAKALGCHAVVGYSESTSICEEVCILSASGTAAILSSRFMQDGALDTEHRLSRQHGTERGEGEMGSSASLGFDDVVPPACGFCHIPYDELNMPFPAQLTYCHCCRRHKVPDVLFTTIDVPSEAHVTGKGCLIQARLCRTKKKAQGEGNATAISNLLPFLEYELHTQLMNKLKLRNMNALFGLRIQISVGENMLLGLASATGVYLTALPSPGGIQIAGKTPSDLTYEQHLSNMQKKINDTIAKNKELYEINPPEFVEELIGSPIPEPRQRSRLFRSHSESSDEVSELDLSHGKKDAFVLEIDDTDAFEDIHSLLTDAPTPPGFYSCNTEIMPGIYNWTSELQMFTSVRVFRLSNVNLTNQGLNKIFNDLCENLLKSLYFKLRSMVPCCLCHVNFTVAVPEDELIQVAVTAVAMSFDKDQTQENGRQSGEKTLIKGLAEVSGGPPSARAPSVDYSSFTDRCSSWIEQLRLKAHTIRRGSIKTMSSLEKSSPLPEGRSRSLRSSRSYPGGSVTVVKMTPLSFIPGTKIIKYLGIINMFFIRETTSLREEGGVSGFLHSFIAEVFAMVRAHVAALGGNAVVSYSMKECVFMENPNKNQAQCLINVSGDAVIFVRESELEATPPQTQTSCGGEGT; encoded by the exons ATGCCGGGGAAGCTGAAGGCGAAGATCATGGCAGGCCGCCACCTGCCCGTGATGGACCGTGCCAGTGACCTCACCGACGCCTTTGTGGAG GTGAAGTTCGGAAACATGACTTTTAAAACAGACGTGTGTCCGAAGTCACTGAACCCACAGTGGAATTCTGAGTGGTTTAAGTTTGAG gtggatgATGAGGATCTACAGGATGAACCGTTACAGATCACGGTTCTGGACCATGACACGTACAGTGCGAACGATGCCATAGGGAAGGTGTACATCGACATTGACCCTCTGCTCTGCAGTGAAGCGGCCACCGTAATCTCCGGCTGGTTTCCCATCTACGACACCATTCATG gtatcAGAGGAGAGATCAATGTGCTGGTTAAAGTGGACCTCTTTAACGACCTGAACCGTTTCAGACAGTCTTCCTGCGGAGTCAAGTTCTTCTGTA CTACGTCCATCCCGAGATGCTACCGCGCTGTGATGGTCCACGGCTTTGTGGAGGAGCTGGTGGTGAATGAGGACCCAGAGTACCAGTGGATCGACCGGATACGAACCCCGCGTGCGTCCAATGAGGCCCGACAGCGCCTCATCTCCCTAATGTCAG GTGAGCTACAGAGGAAAATCGGGCTGAAGGTTCTGGAGATGGGCGGGAACGCAGTGGTCGGCTACCTGCAGTGTTTTGACCTGGAAGGAGAGTCTGGTCTGGTTGTGCGAGCCATCGGTACCGCCTGCACACTGGAAAAGATCAGCAGCACACATCCTCCCTCAGGGGCCACAAACCCCTCCAACTCCTCTCCATCAAAAGATATCAAAGA GGCGGGTTTTGGGGAGGAGGCCCCTGGTGTCCCGTTGTGCTCAGGACCCCCAACCCCATTGAGAGTCCAaaccttctcttccttctcCCCCTCCAAGTCCTACAGTCGCCAGTCCTCCTCCTCTGACACTGAGCTGAGCCTCACCCCCAAAACCG GTATGGGCAGCGGGGGCAGTGCCGGGAAGGAGGTGGGGCCTCTTAAAGCACTTCTGAGGCAACAGACCCAATCGGCTTTGGAACAGAGG gaGTTCCCCTTCTTTACACTGACCGGTTTCCCTCCTGGCTTTCTGCTTCATGTGGGAGGAGTGGTGAGCGCACGGTCAGTCAAGCTTCTGGATCGAATCCACAACCCTG ACGAGCCGGAGACACGAGACGCTTGGTGGGAGGAGATCAGACAGGAGATAAAGTCTCACGCTAAAGCTCTGGGCTGCCATGCAGTGGTGGGATACAGCGAGTCCACCAGCATCTG tGAGGAGGTGTGTATTCTGTCAGCATCGGGAACCGCAGCGATCCTCAGCTCCCGCTTCATGCAGGATGGCGCACTGGACACAGAGCACAGGTTGTCACGGCAACATGGCACAGAGAGGGGCGAGGGTGAGATGGGTAGTTCAGCCTCGTTAGG gTTTGATGATGTTGTCCCTCCTGCCTGTGGGTTTTGTCACATCCCATATGATGAGTTGAACATGCCGTTTCCGGCTCAGCTGACCTACTGTCACTGCTGCCGCCGCCATAAAGTCCCTGATGTGCTCTTCACCACCATAGACGTGCCGTCTGAAGCACATGTCACTGGCAAAGGCTGCCTTATACAggccag GCTGTGCCGAACAAAGAAGAAGGCTCAGGGCGAGGGCAACGCCACAGCCATCAGTAACCTGCTGCCGTTCCTGGAGTACGAGCTGCACACCCAGCTGATGAACAAGCTGAAGCTGCGCAACATGAACGCTCTGTTTGGATTGCGTATCCAGATCAGTGTGGGGGAGAACATGCTGCTCGGCCTGGCT tcaGCGACAGGCGTGTACCTGACAGCACTTCCAAGTCCAGGAGGAATCCAGATTGCTGGAAAGACCCCCAGTGACCTCACATACGAACAACATCTctcaaacatgcaaaaaaaaattaatgacaCTATTGCCAAAAACAAAGAGCTTTATGAGATTAATCCCCcg GAGTTTGTGGAGGAGCTGATTGGCTCACCGATCCCGGAGCCCCGGCAACGATCTCGCCTCTTCCGCTCGCACTCTGAGAGCTCAGACGAGGTTTCAGAGTTAGACCTGTCTCACGGGAAGAAGGACGCttttgttctggag ATTGATGATACAGACGCTTTTGAAGACATTCATTCCCTCCTCACTGACGCCCCGACTCCTCCAG GTTTCTACAGCTGCAACACTGAAATCATGCCTGGGATTTATAACTGGACTTCAGAATTACAG ATGTTTACGTCTGTGAGAGTGTTCCGACTCAGCAACgtaaatctgaccaatcagggcCTGAATAAGATTTTTAATGATCTGTGTGAGAACCTGCTGAAG agttTGTATTTCAAATTGCGCTCCATGGTGCCCTGCTGTCTCTGCCATGTGAACTTCACTGTCGCTGTGCCTGAGGATGAGCTCATACAG GTGGCAGTGACAGCAGTGGCCATGAGCTTTGATAAAGATCAGACGCAGGAGAATGGCAGACAAAGTGGAGAGAAAACACTTATCAAag gtttggCCGAGGTTTCAGGAGGTCCCCCAAGTGCTCGAG CCCCCTCAGTTGATTACAGTTCCTTTACAGACAGATGCAGTTCCTGGATAGAGCAGCTTAGGCTGAAAGCTCACACCATAAGACGAGGATCAATTAAAACAA tGTCCTCTCTGGAGAAGTCCAGTCCGTTGCCTGAAGGTCGTTCTCGCTCTCTGAGGTCGAGTCGTTCTTACCCCGGAGGTTCTGTCACTGTGGTTAAAATGACGCCACTCTCCTTTATTCctggaacaaaaataataaaatacctCGGCATCATCAACATGTTCTTCATCAGAGAGACCACCTCACTCcgagag gagggTGGTGTGAGTGGGTTCCTGCACTCCTTTATAGCTGAGGTGTTTGCTATGGTACGCGCGCACGTCGCTGCTCTGGGTGGAAACGCCGTCGTCTCCTACAgcatgaaggagtgtgtgtttatggagaaTCCAAACAAGAATcag gctCAGTGCCTTATCAACGTGAGCGGAGACGCTGTGATTTTCGTCCGAGAGTCTGAACTCGAGGCCACGCCTCCACAGACACAAACGTCCTGCGGTGGAGAAGggacatga